A single Lactuca sativa cultivar Salinas chromosome 8, Lsat_Salinas_v11, whole genome shotgun sequence DNA region contains:
- the LOC111889269 gene encoding actin cytoskeleton-regulatory complex protein pan1-like yields MVSILMVHYLVSSGAEPQYFYEDALVASIATFHSKKIIISDPTKFPHYGSIPDSMYRCVTAESRVMADYHKLTPKEPRVLSPEQQAVVDAVEKPGNRGKRITINKETTEEDQSKTSKSKKRKSEKGASFKPKKIKKMAKRSRIPTPPSSENQDDDEEEDIHQDSRRGNTPPRSPTPTESPHHKLPTPPPSPKLTVPVSVVPISAPATSQTTPPPPVSSISISTTTLTPHIISQSTTTTIP; encoded by the exons ATGGTCTCAATCTTGATGGTCCATTATCTGGTATCAAGTGGTGCAGAGCCTCAATACTTCTACGAG GATGCCCTAGTCGCGTCAATCGCTACGTTTCACAGCAAGAAGATCATCATTTCTGATCCAACAAAGTTCCCTCACTATGGCTCTATTCCTGATTCTATGTATCGATGTGTCACAGCCGAGAGTCGTGTTATGGCTGATTACCACAAACTTACTCCTAAGGAACCGAGAGTCCTATCTCCGGAACAGCAGGCTGTCGTGGACGCTGTAGAAAAGCCTGGAAACCGAGGGAAACGGATTACAATCAATAAGGAAACAACAGAGGAGGATCAATCTAAGACTTCTAAGTCAAAGAAGCGCAAGTCAGAGAAAGGGGCTTCTTTTAAACCAAAGAAAATTAAAAAGATGGCAAAAAGATCCAGGATTCCTACTCCCCCTAGCTCAGAAAATCAAGATGACGATGAAGAAGAGGATATTCATCAAGACTCAAGGAGAGGTAATACTCCTCCCCGATCTCCTACTCCAACCGAATCTCCTCATCACAAACTTCCAACCCCACCTCCGTCACCGAAACTGACAGTTCCAGTTTCGGTTGTTCCGATTTCTGCACCTGCCACATCACAAactacaccaccaccaccagtttCTTCTATTTCTATTTCTACAACTACCTTAACACCTCATATAATTTCCCAATCCACAACCACTACTATTCCTTAA
- the LOC122195511 gene encoding uncharacterized protein LOC122195511 — protein MENHHGDRPWWLSSITDVAALFPCCNCRQPCCRRHREPPVREFINQQLECICGTSTVPGTSEDRGNTKALSYSSSLFMTLFLGYSDMIHFENKFVIVNGFEMFLKV, from the exons ATGGAGAACCACCATGGCGACCGGCCATGGTGGTTGTCATCGATAACCGATGTTGCTGCTCTTTTTCCTTGCTGCAATTGTCGCCAACCTTGCTGCCGCCGCCACCGTGAGCCTCCAG ttcgggaatttatcaaccagcagctggagtgtatctgcgggacttcaacagtcccag gtacttcagaggatcgtgGCAACACAAAGGCGTTATCATACagctcctcactttttatgactttgtttttaggatactctgatatgatacattttgaaaacaagtttgtaatagttaatggatttgaaatgtttttaaaagtttaa